In the genome of Pongo pygmaeus isolate AG05252 chromosome 9, NHGRI_mPonPyg2-v2.0_pri, whole genome shotgun sequence, one region contains:
- the APOA5 gene encoding apolipoprotein A-V isoform X1 has protein sequence MAQFFHHETGGRETEQIMARMAAVLTWALALLSAFSATQARKGFWDYFSQTSGDKGRVEQIHQQKMAREPATLKDSLEQDLNNMNKFLEKLRPLSGSEAPRLPQDPVGMRQQLQEELEEVKARLQPYMAEAHELVGWNLEGLRQQLKPYTMDLMEQVALRVQELQEQLRVVGEDTKAQLLGGVDEARALLHGLQSRVVHHTGRFKELFHPYAESLVSGIGRHVQELHRSVAPHAPASPARLSRCVQVLSRKLTLKAKALHARIQQNLDQLREELSSAFAGTGTEDGAGPDPQMLSEEVRQRLQAFRQDTYLQIAAFTRAIDQETEEVQQQLAPPPPGHSAFAPEFQQTDSGKVLSKLQARLDDLWEDITHSLHDQGHSHLGEP, from the exons ATGGCTCAGTTTTTCCACCACGAaacgggagggagggagacag AGCAGATAATGGCACGCATGGCTGCCGTGCTCACCTGGGCTCTGGCTCTTCTTTCAG CGTTTTCGGCCACCCAGGCACGGAAAGGCTTCTGGGACTACTTCAGCCAGACCAGCGGGGACAAAGGCAGGGTGGAGCAGATCCATCAGCAGAAGATGGCTCGCGAGCCCGC GACCCTGAAAGACAGCCTTGAGCAAGACCTCAACAATATGAACAAGTTCCTGGAAAAGCTGAGGCCTCTGAGTGGGAGCGAGGCTCCTCGGCTCCCACAGGACCCGGTGGGCATGCGGCAGCAGCTGCAGGAGGAGTTGGAGGAGGTGAAGGCTCGCCTCCAGCCCTACATGGCAGAGGCGCACGAGCTGGTGGGCTGGAATTTGGAGGGCTTGCGGCAGCAACTGAAGCCCTACACGATGGATCTGATGGAGCAGGTGGCCCTGCGCGTGCAGGAGCTGCAGGAGCAGTTGCGCGTGGTGGGAGAAGACACCAAGGCCCAGCTGCTGGGGGGCGTGGACGAGGCGCGGGCTTTGCTGCACGGACTGCAGAGCCGCGTGGTGCACCACACCGGCCGCTTCAAAGAGCTCTTCCACCCCTACGCCGAGAGCCTGGTGAGCGGCATCGGGCGTCACGTGCAGGAGCTGCACCGCAGTGTGGCTCCGCACGCCCCCGCCAGCCCCGCGCGCCTCAGTCGCTGCGTGCAGGTGCTTTCCCGGAAGCTCACGCTCAAGGCCAAGGCCCTGCACGCACGCATCCAGCAGAACCTGGACCAGCTGCGCGAAGAGCTCAGCAGCGCCTTTGCAGGCACTGGGACTGAGGATGGGGCCGGCCCGGACCCCCAGATGCTCTCCGAGGAGGTGCGCCAGCGACTTCAGGCTTTCCGCCAGGACACCTACCTGCAGATAGCTGCCTTCACTCGCGCCATCGACCAGGAGACTGAGGAGGTCCAGCAGCAGCTGGCGCCTCCTCCACCAGGCCACAGTGCCTTCGCCCCAGAGTTTCAACAAACGGACAGTGGCAAGGTTCTGAGCAAGCTGCAGGCCCGTCTGGATGACCTGTGGGAAGACATCACTCACAGCCTTCATGACCAGGGCCACAGCCACCTGGGGGAGCCCTGA
- the ZPR1 gene encoding zinc finger protein ZPR1 encodes MAASGAVEPGPPGAAVAPSPAPTPPPAPDHLFRPISAEDEEQQPTEIESLCMNCYCNGMTRLLLTKIPFFREIIVSSFSCEHCGWNNTEIQSAGRIQDQGVRYTLSVRALEDMNREVVKTDSAATRIPELDFEIPAFSQKGALTTVEGLITRAISGLEQDQPARRANKDATAERIDEFIVKLKELKQVASPFTLIIDDPSGNSFVENPHAPQKDDALVITHYNRTRQQEEMLGLQEEAPAEKPEEEDLRNEVLQFNTNCPECNAPAQTNMKLVQIPHFKEVIIMATNCENCGHRTNEVKSGGALEPLGTRITLHITDASDMTRDLLKSETCSVEIPELEFELGMAVLGGKFTTLEGLLKDIRELVTKNPFTLGDSSNPGQTERLQEFSQKMDQIIEGNMKAHFIMDDPAGNSYLQNVYAPEDDPEMKVERYKRTFDQNEELGLNDMKTEGYEAGLAPQR; translated from the exons ATGGCGGCCAGCGGGGCTGTGGAACCAGGGCCCCCGGGGGCTGCCGTCGCCCCCTCGCCCGCCCCGACCCCGCCGCCTGCCCCTGATCACCTGTTCCGGCCCATCAGCGCCGAGGACGAGGAGCAGCAGCCCACCGAGATCGAGTCGCTATGCATGAACTGTTACTGCAAT GGCATGACGCGCCTCCTGCTCACCAAGATTCCCTTCTTCAGAGAAATAATAGTGAGCTCCTTTTCCTGCGAGCACTGTGGCTGGAACAACACGGAGATCCAGTCGGCAGGCAGGATCCAGGACCAGGGAGTGCGCTACACTTTGTCCGTCAGGGCCCTGGAG GACATGAACAGAGAAGTGGTGAAGACTGACTCTGCTGCCACAAGGATTCCTGAGCTAGATTTTGAAATTCCTGCCTTTAGCCAGAAAGGAG CTCTGACCACTGTTGAAGGATTGATCACCCGTGCTATCTCTGGCCTGGAGCAGGACCAGCCTGCACGAAGG GCAAACAAAGATGCTACAGCTGAAAGAATTGATGAGTTCATTGTCAAACTGAAGGAGCTAAAGCAAGTAGCCTCCCCTTTCACTCTG ATCATTGATGATCCCTCAGGGAACAGCTTTGTGGAAAACCCACATGCTCCTCAGAAAGATGATGCCCTGGTGATCACACACTACAACCGGACCCGACAGCAGGAAGAGATGCTGGGGCTCCAA GAAGAAGCACCAGCAGAGAAGCCAGAAGAGGAAGATCTCAGAAATGAA GTGCTCCAGTTCAACACAAACTGCCCAGAATGCAATGCCCCCGCTCAGACCAACATGAAGCTAGTAC AAATCCCTCACTTTAAGGAGGTTATCATCATGGCTACCAACTGCGAGAACTGTGGGCATCGGACCAATGAG GTGAAATCTGGAGGAGCATTAGAACCCTTGGGCACCAGGATCACCCTCCACATCACAGATGCCTCAGATATGACCAGAGACCTCCTCAAG TCTGAGACTTGCAGTGTGGAAATCCCAGAGCTAGAATTTGAACTGGGAATGGCCGTCCTCGGGGGCAAGTTCACCACACTGGAAGGGCTGCTGAAAGATATCCGGGAACTG GTGACCAAAAATCCTTTCACACTGGGCGACAGTTCCAATCCTGGCCAGACGGAGAGACTACAGGAGTTTAGCCAGAAGATGGACCAG ATCATCGAAGGTAACATGAAGGCCCACTTTATTATGGATGATCCAGCAGGAAACAGTTACTTGCAG AATGTGTATGCACCTGAAGATGATCCTGAGATGAAGGTGGAGCGTTACAAGCGCACCTTTGACCAAAATGAGGAGCTAGGGCTCAATGACATGAAGACAGAGGGCTATGAGGCAGGCCTGGCTCCACAACGGTAG
- the APOA5 gene encoding apolipoprotein A-V isoform X2, with product MARMAAVLTWALALLSAFSATQARKGFWDYFSQTSGDKGRVEQIHQQKMAREPATLKDSLEQDLNNMNKFLEKLRPLSGSEAPRLPQDPVGMRQQLQEELEEVKARLQPYMAEAHELVGWNLEGLRQQLKPYTMDLMEQVALRVQELQEQLRVVGEDTKAQLLGGVDEARALLHGLQSRVVHHTGRFKELFHPYAESLVSGIGRHVQELHRSVAPHAPASPARLSRCVQVLSRKLTLKAKALHARIQQNLDQLREELSSAFAGTGTEDGAGPDPQMLSEEVRQRLQAFRQDTYLQIAAFTRAIDQETEEVQQQLAPPPPGHSAFAPEFQQTDSGKVLSKLQARLDDLWEDITHSLHDQGHSHLGEP from the exons ATGGCACGCATGGCTGCCGTGCTCACCTGGGCTCTGGCTCTTCTTTCAG CGTTTTCGGCCACCCAGGCACGGAAAGGCTTCTGGGACTACTTCAGCCAGACCAGCGGGGACAAAGGCAGGGTGGAGCAGATCCATCAGCAGAAGATGGCTCGCGAGCCCGC GACCCTGAAAGACAGCCTTGAGCAAGACCTCAACAATATGAACAAGTTCCTGGAAAAGCTGAGGCCTCTGAGTGGGAGCGAGGCTCCTCGGCTCCCACAGGACCCGGTGGGCATGCGGCAGCAGCTGCAGGAGGAGTTGGAGGAGGTGAAGGCTCGCCTCCAGCCCTACATGGCAGAGGCGCACGAGCTGGTGGGCTGGAATTTGGAGGGCTTGCGGCAGCAACTGAAGCCCTACACGATGGATCTGATGGAGCAGGTGGCCCTGCGCGTGCAGGAGCTGCAGGAGCAGTTGCGCGTGGTGGGAGAAGACACCAAGGCCCAGCTGCTGGGGGGCGTGGACGAGGCGCGGGCTTTGCTGCACGGACTGCAGAGCCGCGTGGTGCACCACACCGGCCGCTTCAAAGAGCTCTTCCACCCCTACGCCGAGAGCCTGGTGAGCGGCATCGGGCGTCACGTGCAGGAGCTGCACCGCAGTGTGGCTCCGCACGCCCCCGCCAGCCCCGCGCGCCTCAGTCGCTGCGTGCAGGTGCTTTCCCGGAAGCTCACGCTCAAGGCCAAGGCCCTGCACGCACGCATCCAGCAGAACCTGGACCAGCTGCGCGAAGAGCTCAGCAGCGCCTTTGCAGGCACTGGGACTGAGGATGGGGCCGGCCCGGACCCCCAGATGCTCTCCGAGGAGGTGCGCCAGCGACTTCAGGCTTTCCGCCAGGACACCTACCTGCAGATAGCTGCCTTCACTCGCGCCATCGACCAGGAGACTGAGGAGGTCCAGCAGCAGCTGGCGCCTCCTCCACCAGGCCACAGTGCCTTCGCCCCAGAGTTTCAACAAACGGACAGTGGCAAGGTTCTGAGCAAGCTGCAGGCCCGTCTGGATGACCTGTGGGAAGACATCACTCACAGCCTTCATGACCAGGGCCACAGCCACCTGGGGGAGCCCTGA